One segment of Pleomorphomonas sp. PLEO DNA contains the following:
- a CDS encoding PIN domain-containing protein codes for MKYLVDTNILSSATAAQPRLDVVEWLDRHSPELALSVVTASEILSGIAKLRREGATAKAARLRDWWATLEHLYADRILPFGLTEARMAGELADRARGNGHAPGFADIAIAATAAAHELTILTRNIRHFGVLGVACLDLFETLPAD; via the coding sequence GTGAAATACCTTGTCGACACCAACATCCTGTCGAGCGCCACAGCGGCACAGCCCCGCCTCGACGTGGTGGAATGGCTGGACAGGCACTCCCCGGAACTGGCGCTCTCGGTCGTCACGGCGTCCGAGATCCTATCCGGCATCGCCAAGCTGCGGCGGGAGGGCGCGACGGCCAAGGCAGCGCGACTGCGGGACTGGTGGGCAACACTCGAACACCTCTACGCCGACCGCATCCTCCCCTTCGGCCTCACCGAAGCCCGGATGGCCGGAGAGCTTGCGGACCGAGCACGTGGCAACGGCCACGCCCCAGGCTTCGCCGACATAGCCATCGCTGCGACGGCGGCGGCGCACGAGCTGACTATACTGACACGCAACATCCGACATTTCGGTGTATTGGGCGTCGCATGCCTCGATCTGTTCGAGACGCTTCCAGCCGATTGA
- a CDS encoding type II toxin-antitoxin system Phd/YefM family antitoxin codes for MREIQLRDAKASLSAVVDQAIAGSPAVITRHGRKAAVVLSWEEWQRLSQVPSFGRLLMSSDLEQGDIAERDQSFRDIDL; via the coding sequence ATGCGCGAAATCCAGCTTCGGGATGCCAAGGCGTCGCTATCGGCCGTGGTCGATCAGGCTATCGCGGGCTCGCCGGCGGTCATCACCCGGCACGGACGCAAGGCGGCGGTCGTCCTCTCCTGGGAGGAATGGCAGAGGCTTTCGCAGGTGCCGAGTTTCGGCCGCCTGCTCATGTCGTCCGACCTGGAACAGGGCGACATCGCCGAACGCGATCAGTCCTTCCGGGACATCGATCTGTGA
- a CDS encoding DUF1428 domain-containing protein, whose protein sequence is MSYFDCYLIPVPETKLETYRHFSKKIASVYRDYGAVRVIDCVLDPDAQFHADEARAEIDAAALRDFRAAAATSPGEVVVLSWTEWPSKTVRDECLPHVLSDPRIQPEDGEDAIFEGKRLVAGGFFKVMEV, encoded by the coding sequence ATGTCTTACTTTGACTGTTACCTGATCCCGGTACCGGAAACCAAACTGGAGACTTACAGGCACTTCTCCAAGAAGATCGCCAGCGTCTATCGCGATTACGGCGCCGTCAGGGTGATCGACTGCGTCCTCGACCCCGACGCGCAGTTTCATGCCGACGAGGCACGGGCCGAGATTGACGCCGCCGCGCTGCGCGACTTCCGAGCCGCCGCCGCCACCAGCCCCGGCGAAGTGGTGGTTCTCTCCTGGACCGAATGGCCGAGCAAAACCGTCCGCGACGAGTGCCTGCCGCACGTCCTGTCCGACCCGCGCATCCAGCCGGAAGACGGCGAGGACGCCATCTTCGAAGGAAAGCGGCTGGTCGCCGGCGGCTTCTTCAAGGTGATGGAGGTTTGA
- a CDS encoding manganese efflux pump MntP family protein produces the protein MSPFSIAVLAVSMSVDAFAVSVGRGAAIGRPRLREALRTGLVFGTVEALTPLIGWAAGFAAARYVEAVDHWIAFVLLAGVGLHMLYAAFRKEDAAAPTGKSLALLIATAIGTSLDAMAVGVSLAFLDVNIMVVAIAIGLATFVMSSGGLMIGRLIGERFGRIAEVVAGIALCGLGMFILFEHLTAV, from the coding sequence ATGTCGCCCTTTTCCATTGCCGTTCTCGCCGTCAGCATGTCGGTCGATGCCTTCGCCGTTTCCGTCGGGCGGGGCGCCGCCATTGGCCGGCCACGCTTGCGCGAGGCGCTGCGCACCGGCCTGGTGTTCGGCACCGTCGAGGCGCTGACGCCGCTGATCGGCTGGGCCGCCGGCTTCGCGGCCGCCCGCTACGTGGAGGCGGTCGATCACTGGATCGCCTTCGTGCTCCTGGCCGGCGTCGGCCTGCACATGCTCTACGCCGCCTTCCGCAAGGAAGACGCGGCGGCGCCGACCGGCAAGTCGCTCGCCCTCCTGATTGCAACGGCCATCGGCACAAGCCTGGATGCCATGGCGGTGGGCGTGTCGCTGGCCTTCCTCGACGTCAACATCATGGTCGTTGCCATCGCCATCGGCCTTGCCACCTTCGTCATGTCCTCCGGCGGCCTGATGATCGGCCGCCTGATCGGCGAACGCTTCGGCAGGATCGCCGAGGTGGTCGCTGGCATCGCGCTATGCGGGCTCGGGATGTTCATCCTGTTCGAGCACCTGACGGCGGTGTGA
- a CDS encoding putative bifunctional diguanylate cyclase/phosphodiesterase, producing MKSEASFKGSSNNICYNTHAREELQKTSIISTDTLNTQFALGAYMGASGSEVSQGGNPNERPYRQEIRAEQLNIALNNLPTTLIASILISVSGSIVLDIESGYSWIPWWLAAVIGTSVLRGIWLLVIRHKSVTVRNTERCLLQLRLLAFLAGVPWACMPLLQIGHIETLSGAITAFLMAGISAGALIQSMTLADQGILFFTPILLATAGTFFAQGNLACGVIGANTLLLLTMMVLQARRGSARFCNGEEARLSSLALAKTINDSNRKLDYLANHDSLTGLYNRAAFNAELFARSGNGPAKGAGLALAIVDLDNFKLVNDTRGHLVGDKVLIEAATRISHACQPTEFIARLGGDEFAIIIGSTDYEQRAEALCELVVAEMERPFATDGTPFEIGASIGLALFPQDADELSQLFAAADIALYAAKGKGKHRVSRFDADLRVKLERSQRIEAEIGDALAEGRLHVVFQGQHNLITGAVIGHETLIRWTHPELGAISPAEILAAVRNADMGDRLTEFVARQACRLLRALTKVGDATSTVAINISPVEFLTGNPVGILLDTINLLGIRPDRFEVEITEDTIQDLKGVNAELNRLMSFGVKIAIDDFGAGHSSLVKLASLSFGKLKIDRSLISGIDSRERNAQLVSTLISFGERLKFQVLAEGVETAQEAETLRRLGCAQVQGFHYSRPMPARDVLARTREETTRANHLRHVS from the coding sequence ATGAAATCAGAAGCGTCGTTTAAGGGAAGTTCAAACAATATATGTTACAACACGCATGCCAGAGAAGAACTACAGAAAACGAGTATAATTTCTACTGATACACTTAACACCCAATTTGCCTTGGGGGCGTATATGGGGGCAAGCGGTTCAGAGGTTTCACAGGGCGGAAACCCCAATGAACGGCCGTATCGCCAGGAGATACGGGCCGAACAGCTGAACATTGCTCTCAACAATCTCCCTACGACCCTGATCGCCTCCATTTTGATATCCGTGTCGGGTTCGATCGTCCTCGATATCGAGTCCGGTTATTCATGGATCCCCTGGTGGCTGGCCGCCGTGATCGGCACATCGGTGCTGCGAGGCATCTGGCTCCTCGTGATTCGCCACAAGTCGGTGACAGTCCGCAATACCGAGAGATGCCTGCTCCAGCTGCGCCTTCTTGCCTTCCTGGCCGGCGTGCCGTGGGCCTGCATGCCGCTTCTGCAGATTGGCCACATCGAAACGCTGTCGGGGGCGATCACGGCGTTCCTCATGGCGGGCATATCCGCCGGCGCGCTCATTCAGAGCATGACCCTTGCCGATCAAGGCATCCTGTTCTTCACGCCCATCCTGCTGGCCACAGCCGGCACCTTCTTTGCCCAGGGTAACCTCGCCTGTGGCGTGATAGGGGCCAACACCCTGCTGCTGCTCACCATGATGGTTCTCCAGGCCCGGCGCGGTTCGGCGCGGTTCTGCAACGGGGAAGAAGCTCGCCTGAGTTCGCTTGCACTTGCCAAAACGATCAACGATTCCAACCGCAAGCTGGACTATCTCGCCAATCACGACAGCCTCACCGGTCTCTATAATCGGGCGGCGTTCAATGCGGAACTATTCGCTCGCTCGGGCAATGGTCCGGCAAAGGGCGCGGGGCTGGCGCTCGCCATCGTCGACCTCGACAACTTCAAGCTGGTCAACGATACGCGCGGACACCTCGTCGGCGACAAGGTGCTGATCGAGGCCGCCACCCGCATCTCCCACGCCTGCCAGCCGACCGAGTTCATCGCCCGGCTCGGGGGCGACGAGTTTGCCATCATCATCGGCTCCACCGATTACGAACAGCGGGCCGAAGCCCTCTGCGAACTGGTGGTGGCCGAGATGGAAAGACCATTTGCCACCGATGGCACCCCATTCGAGATCGGCGCGTCGATCGGCCTCGCCCTCTTCCCGCAGGATGCCGACGAGCTGTCCCAACTGTTCGCCGCCGCCGACATCGCCCTCTATGCGGCCAAGGGAAAGGGCAAGCACCGGGTATCGAGGTTCGACGCCGACCTCCGCGTCAAGCTCGAAAGAAGCCAGCGCATCGAGGCGGAGATTGGCGATGCCCTGGCTGAGGGCCGCCTCCACGTGGTCTTCCAGGGGCAGCACAACCTGATCACCGGCGCCGTCATCGGCCATGAAACCCTGATCCGCTGGACGCATCCCGAACTCGGCGCCATCAGCCCGGCGGAAATCCTGGCGGCGGTGCGCAATGCCGACATGGGCGACCGGCTGACGGAGTTCGTCGCCCGTCAGGCCTGCCGGCTGCTGCGAGCGCTGACCAAGGTGGGAGACGCCACCTCCACGGTGGCCATCAACATCTCGCCGGTCGAGTTCCTGACCGGCAACCCAGTGGGTATTCTGCTCGACACCATCAACCTGCTCGGCATCCGCCCCGACCGCTTCGAGGTGGAAATCACCGAGGACACGATCCAGGACCTGAAGGGCGTCAATGCCGAGCTCAACAGGCTGATGTCCTTCGGCGTCAAGATCGCCATCGACGATTTCGGCGCCGGACACTCCTCCCTCGTCAAGCTGGCGTCGCTCTCCTTCGGCAAGCTGAAGATCGACCGATCCCTGATCTCCGGCATCGACAGCCGGGAGAGAAATGCCCAACTGGTCAGCACCTTGATCAGCTTTGGCGAGCGACTGAAATTCCAGGTACTGGCCGAAGGCGTCGAGACGGCGCAGGAAGCCGAAACGCTGCGGCGCCTGGGCTGCGCCCAGGTCCAGGGCTTCCATTATTCCCGCCCGATGCCGGCACGCGACGTCCTGGCGCGAACCCGCGAAGAGACCACACGGGCAAATCACCTGCGTCACGTTTCCTGA
- a CDS encoding NAD(P)H-binding protein, translating into MLVRPAVQSDKPGRDKIRVLTDLSGFHGGGISRADVARFVLDQVEGDAWLR; encoded by the coding sequence ATGCTGGTTCGCCCCGCCGTGCAGAGCGACAAGCCCGGCCGCGATAAAATCCGCGTGCTCACCGACCTCTCGGGCTTCCATGGTGGCGGCATATCGCGGGCCGACGTGGCGCGCTTCGTCCTCGATCAGGTGGAGGGCGATGCCTGGCTGCGTTAG
- a CDS encoding type II toxin-antitoxin system RelE/ParE family toxin, which yields MIVVITGEAEANLEQIGDWIAEDNPLRAVTFVQTLRDKCLALAEVPLGFPLEPRYELSGIRRRPFRDYLIFYRVRGDALEILHVLHAAQDYERILFPDK from the coding sequence ATGATCGTCGTCATCACCGGCGAGGCGGAAGCCAACCTCGAACAAATTGGCGATTGGATCGCCGAGGATAACCCGCTTCGGGCCGTCACCTTTGTGCAAACCCTGCGGGACAAGTGCCTCGCCCTTGCCGAGGTGCCCTTGGGCTTCCCGCTCGAGCCTCGCTATGAACTCAGCGGCATACGCCGCCGCCCCTTCCGCGACTATTTGATTTTTTACCGCGTCAGAGGCGACGCCCTTGAAATCCTGCATGTTCTGCATGCCGCGCAGGACTATGAGCGGATATTGTTCCCGGACAAGTGA
- a CDS encoding type II toxin-antitoxin system ParD family antitoxin has protein sequence MAQSVDLGNLEGVVTELVKSGRYNSKSEVLREGVRMVQEREMKLAALDTSIRRGLADSEAGRVKPANEVFDRLEAKYRAMADAKRQ, from the coding sequence ATGGCGCAAAGTGTCGATCTGGGAAATCTCGAAGGGGTCGTCACCGAGCTGGTGAAATCGGGGCGCTACAACTCCAAGAGTGAAGTCCTGCGGGAAGGCGTTCGCATGGTGCAGGAGCGCGAAATGAAACTCGCCGCTCTCGACACCTCAATCCGGCGAGGCTTGGCCGATTCCGAGGCCGGGCGCGTTAAGCCCGCCAATGAAGTCTTCGACCGCCTCGAAGCGAAATACCGAGCCATGGCGGACGCCAAGCGGCAATGA
- a CDS encoding potassium transporter Kup, translated as MSGSSAHGQQVQSFWALALGSIGVVYGDIGTSPLYALRESLNHAAADGLTRAEVIGIVSLLLWSLTLIVTVKYVLFILRADNRGEGGTLSLLALAQATIGRRTLTLTVLGVVGAALFYGDAIITPAISVLSAVEGLELASPGFSRFVLPLTVVILIGLFAIQARGTGSVSRWFGPITLVWFVVIAVLGIEHIGDDASILWAINPLQAIGFLADHGFGSFAVMGSVFLAVTGAEALYADMGHFGRKPIQWAWIAVVFPSLALNYMGQGAMVLAHPETIENPFFLMAPQWALVPLAVFATMATIIASQAVISGAFSLTQQAIQLGLLPRLEIRHTSAAQVGQIYMPKVNWLLLVGVLFLVFTFHSSSELGNAYGIAVTGTMVSTSLMAFIVFHYAWKWPLWRAVTIIAPMLAVEMVFLASNLMKLFDGGYVPVLVAGAIGLTIWSWMRGTRLTLIKARAEAIPLGDLIGMLSRSSPARAKGTAVFLTADPTIAPSALMHNLKHNHVLHEHNLIVTVDYAMTPHVPEDERIEVLPLDGDFKRIHVTFGYMDDSNLPMALEKARKYGIKIDIMSTSFFINRRWFRPAVNSAMPRWQNRLYISLTKSATNASDFFRLPSNRVIEIGQQFSI; from the coding sequence ATGTCGGGTTCTTCAGCACACGGCCAGCAGGTTCAGAGTTTTTGGGCCTTGGCGCTTGGGTCGATCGGCGTCGTCTACGGCGATATCGGCACCAGCCCGCTCTATGCGCTGAGGGAGTCGCTGAACCATGCCGCCGCCGACGGACTGACGCGCGCCGAGGTGATCGGCATCGTGTCGCTGCTGCTGTGGTCGCTGACGCTGATCGTCACCGTCAAATACGTGCTGTTCATTCTACGCGCCGACAACCGCGGCGAAGGCGGCACGCTGTCGCTGCTGGCGCTCGCCCAGGCGACGATCGGCCGGCGCACGCTGACGCTGACGGTGCTGGGCGTGGTCGGCGCGGCGCTGTTCTATGGCGACGCCATCATCACCCCGGCCATCTCGGTGCTCTCAGCCGTCGAAGGCCTGGAACTCGCCTCACCCGGCTTCAGCCGCTTCGTGCTACCGCTCACCGTCGTCATCCTGATCGGCCTGTTCGCCATCCAGGCGCGCGGTACCGGCAGCGTGTCCAGATGGTTCGGCCCGATCACGCTGGTCTGGTTCGTGGTGATCGCGGTTCTCGGCATCGAGCACATCGGCGACGACGCCTCTATACTCTGGGCGATCAACCCGTTGCAGGCCATCGGTTTTCTCGCCGATCACGGCTTCGGCTCCTTCGCCGTCATGGGCTCAGTGTTCCTTGCCGTCACCGGCGCCGAGGCGCTCTACGCCGACATGGGGCATTTCGGCCGCAAGCCGATCCAGTGGGCCTGGATCGCCGTGGTGTTCCCCTCGCTCGCCCTCAACTACATGGGCCAAGGCGCCATGGTGCTGGCGCACCCTGAGACCATCGAAAACCCGTTCTTCCTGATGGCGCCGCAATGGGCGCTGGTGCCGCTGGCCGTGTTCGCCACGATGGCGACCATCATCGCTAGCCAGGCCGTCATCTCCGGCGCCTTCTCGCTGACCCAGCAGGCGATCCAGCTCGGCCTGTTACCGCGCCTTGAGATCCGCCACACCTCGGCGGCGCAGGTCGGGCAGATCTATATGCCCAAGGTCAACTGGCTGCTGCTGGTCGGCGTCTTGTTCCTGGTGTTCACCTTCCATAGCTCCAGCGAACTCGGCAACGCTTATGGCATCGCCGTCACCGGCACCATGGTCAGCACCTCGCTGATGGCCTTCATCGTGTTCCACTATGCCTGGAAATGGCCGCTGTGGCGGGCCGTGACGATCATCGCGCCCATGCTGGCCGTGGAAATGGTGTTCCTGGCCAGCAACCTGATGAAGCTGTTCGATGGTGGCTACGTGCCGGTGCTGGTCGCCGGCGCCATCGGCTTGACCATCTGGTCGTGGATGCGCGGTACGCGGCTGACGCTCATCAAGGCGCGGGCCGAGGCCATCCCGCTCGGCGATCTCATCGGCATGCTCTCCCGCTCCTCGCCGGCCCGCGCCAAGGGCACCGCCGTGTTCCTGACCGCCGACCCCACCATCGCGCCCAGCGCGCTGATGCATAACCTCAAGCACAATCACGTGCTGCACGAGCACAACCTGATCGTCACCGTCGACTACGCCATGACCCCGCATGTGCCCGAGGACGAGCGGATCGAGGTGCTGCCACTGGACGGCGACTTCAAGCGAATCCACGTCACCTTCGGCTACATGGACGATTCCAACCTGCCGATGGCGCTGGAGAAGGCGCGCAAGTACGGCATCAAGATCGACATCATGTCGACCAGCTTCTTCATCAATCGGCGCTGGTTCCGACCGGCGGTCAACTCGGCGATGCCGCGCTGGCAGAACCGCCTCTACATCTCCCTGACCAAGTCGGCCACCAACGCCTCCGACTTCTTCCGCCTGCCTTCCAACCGGGTGATCGAGATCGGCCAGCAGTTCAGCATTTAG
- a CDS encoding type II toxin-antitoxin system ParD family antitoxin, translating to MNLNVSLTEELMRFVKSKVDSGRYTSASEVVREALRLLERQDSQEAEKLRGLQQAWKDGIESGGSRLVAELQASPLKDLAVERTSFKAPVRDTSL from the coding sequence TTGAACCTCAATGTCTCGCTGACCGAAGAATTGATGCGGTTCGTCAAAAGCAAAGTGGATTCCGGGCGCTATACCTCTGCCAGCGAAGTGGTGCGGGAAGCGCTGCGTCTCCTGGAGAGGCAGGATAGTCAAGAGGCGGAGAAGCTTCGTGGGCTTCAGCAGGCTTGGAAAGACGGCATCGAGAGCGGCGGTAGCCGTCTGGTGGCCGAGCTGCAGGCGTCTCCTCTCAAGGATCTTGCAGTCGAGCGGACGTCCTTCAAGGCGCCGGTACGGGATACTTCCTTGTGA
- a CDS encoding Fic/DOC family protein has protein sequence MFYDAVPDPYCYSGTTVLKNRLGLRDQAELDAFEHELTAQRFNEPLPIGRLSVTHYRAIHWHLFQDVYSWAGRFRTVRISKGGNMFCYPEHIASEMRKLFSELKSGAFFHDLPSADFAARAAHFLADLNAVHPFREGNGRTQLVFFTVLALQAGHPPNLDGLDPDVFLAAMVKSFHGEEAALAGTITKLISGKL, from the coding sequence GTGTTTTACGATGCTGTTCCCGATCCATACTGCTATTCGGGAACTACGGTACTCAAAAATCGCCTGGGGTTGAGAGATCAAGCGGAGCTGGATGCCTTTGAGCATGAGCTGACAGCTCAGCGCTTTAACGAGCCGCTTCCCATTGGTCGGTTGAGCGTCACTCATTATCGGGCGATTCACTGGCATCTTTTCCAAGATGTGTACTCGTGGGCTGGACGGTTTCGGACGGTCCGGATATCCAAAGGCGGAAACATGTTCTGCTATCCGGAGCACATCGCATCGGAAATGCGGAAGCTTTTCAGTGAGCTTAAGTCCGGGGCTTTCTTTCACGACCTGCCGTCAGCGGACTTCGCTGCACGCGCGGCACATTTCCTCGCCGATCTCAACGCCGTTCACCCTTTTCGCGAGGGCAACGGACGGACGCAACTGGTGTTCTTCACGGTTTTGGCGCTACAGGCCGGGCATCCCCCCAACCTGGATGGGCTTGATCCCGATGTCTTCCTCGCGGCCATGGTGAAGAGCTTTCATGGCGAGGAAGCCGCCTTAGCTGGGACGATTACCAAGCTTATAAGCGGAAAGCTTTAG
- the arnF gene encoding 4-amino-4-deoxy-L-arabinose-phosphoundecaprenol flippase subunit ArnF, with amino-acid sequence MSLPKGSGPALLSVLLASTAQLLMKGGIAALPPMADLATFVPALWHVWPATLAVAAGLVTYVASMLSWYFALKSLPLSIAYPLLSLSYVIVWLAAIALPTFPDTFTLGKAGAMAMIMAGVYLVCGRPKGG; translated from the coding sequence ATGAGCCTGCCCAAAGGCTCCGGCCCGGCGCTGCTCAGCGTGCTGCTGGCCAGTACCGCCCAGCTGCTGATGAAGGGAGGCATCGCCGCCCTGCCACCGATGGCCGACCTCGCGACCTTCGTTCCGGCGCTCTGGCACGTCTGGCCGGCAACGCTGGCCGTCGCCGCCGGGCTTGTCACCTATGTCGCGTCGATGCTGAGTTGGTATTTCGCCCTGAAATCGCTCCCCCTCAGCATCGCCTACCCGCTGCTCAGCCTCAGCTACGTCATCGTCTGGCTCGCCGCCATCGCCCTCCCCACCTTCCCCGACACCTTCACTCTCGGCAAAGCCGGGGCCATGGCGATGATCATGGCGGGGGTCTATTTGGTGTGCGGGAGGCCGAAAGGGGGATGA
- the arnE gene encoding 4-amino-4-deoxy-L-arabinose-phosphoundecaprenol flippase subunit ArnE, whose protein sequence is MIDILAVNILTCAGQLAQKQAASGEPTRGSRRRHVLIWLGVSLICLGSAMLLWLAVLQRVPVGVAYPMLSLNFILVTLAARWFWQETITPRQWIGIALIVLGVIFMGRGA, encoded by the coding sequence ATGATCGACATTCTCGCCGTCAACATCCTGACCTGCGCCGGCCAACTGGCGCAAAAGCAGGCGGCAAGCGGCGAGCCGACGCGAGGTTCCCGCCGCCGCCATGTTCTGATCTGGCTCGGCGTCAGCCTCATCTGCCTGGGGTCGGCCATGCTGCTCTGGCTCGCCGTTCTGCAGCGGGTGCCGGTGGGCGTCGCCTACCCCATGCTCAGCCTCAACTTCATCCTGGTGACGCTGGCCGCCCGCTGGTTCTGGCAGGAAACGATCACCCCGAGGCAATGGATTGGCATCGCGCTGATCGTGCTCGGCGTCATCTTCATGGGGCGCGGCGCATGA
- the arnT gene encoding lipid IV(A) 4-amino-4-deoxy-L-arabinosyltransferase — translation MIKRGPMIKRWQAWLWFALIPLTYVLPLPGRRLWLPDELRYGEISQEMLDGGSWISPHFLGLRYFEKPAGGLWVNAVGMGLFGDNNFGVRAGAVFSTLLAAGLVYWLTMRLWRDRRTAFVAVAIYLSSFLVYAVGTYGSVDAAVTLCLVAAMCAFWLATEAETRSGRIGGYLLLGVACGVGFMTKGFLALAVPVVAVLPFVAVERRWRQVLTYGPLAILSAAVVSAPWAIAVWREQPDFWHYFFWVEHIQRFADSAHAQHKQPFWFYLPVLVAGTLPWLALLPASLTLGWTGRRKDPALIYLLGWVVMPLLFFSLAEGKLPTYILPSMAPLAMLMARRAATAGTMRLFVVNGWINLALGLGLALTVLVLLSPWAIGIRSLYAPSEANKVALAALALLVWGGIGWLSLRKPERRWHWAALCPVGVALVVGSVLPQSVVTDKNPQWFISQVSPELQDSNTILAYGPAWASAIAFAEGRDDVLIYSWPGEVADGLSYPDSSDRLVSADDFEDWLAIHRHKGSVALVLPLAKPDQPMTMTPPPDRVIRQGRMALLWYKQQ, via the coding sequence ATGATAAAGCGCGGGCCGATGATCAAGCGCTGGCAGGCGTGGCTGTGGTTCGCCCTGATCCCGCTCACTTACGTCCTGCCGCTGCCCGGCCGCCGCCTCTGGCTGCCCGACGAATTGCGCTACGGCGAAATCAGCCAGGAAATGCTGGACGGCGGCAGCTGGATCTCGCCGCATTTCCTGGGGCTTCGCTATTTCGAAAAGCCGGCCGGCGGCCTTTGGGTCAACGCCGTGGGCATGGGGCTGTTCGGCGACAACAATTTCGGCGTCCGGGCCGGCGCTGTGTTCTCGACGCTGCTGGCCGCCGGGTTGGTCTACTGGCTGACCATGCGCCTCTGGCGCGACCGGCGGACGGCGTTTGTCGCCGTTGCCATCTATCTGTCGTCCTTCCTGGTCTACGCCGTCGGCACCTATGGGTCGGTCGATGCCGCCGTGACGCTGTGCCTGGTGGCCGCCATGTGCGCCTTCTGGCTGGCGACCGAGGCGGAGACGCGGAGCGGCCGGATCGGTGGCTACCTTCTGCTCGGCGTTGCCTGCGGCGTCGGCTTCATGACCAAGGGCTTCCTGGCGCTGGCCGTACCGGTGGTCGCCGTGTTGCCCTTCGTCGCCGTCGAGCGCCGCTGGCGGCAGGTGCTGACCTACGGCCCGCTGGCCATCCTGAGCGCCGCCGTGGTGTCGGCGCCCTGGGCGATCGCCGTGTGGCGCGAGCAGCCCGACTTCTGGCATTATTTCTTCTGGGTGGAACACATCCAGCGCTTCGCCGACAGCGCCCACGCCCAGCACAAGCAACCCTTCTGGTTCTACCTTCCGGTGCTCGTCGCCGGCACGCTGCCCTGGCTGGCGCTTCTCCCCGCTTCGCTCACCCTGGGTTGGACCGGCCGGCGCAAGGACCCGGCGCTGATCTATCTCTTGGGCTGGGTGGTGATGCCGCTCCTCTTCTTCAGCCTCGCCGAAGGCAAGCTGCCGACCTACATCCTGCCCTCAATGGCGCCGCTGGCCATGCTGATGGCCCGCCGCGCCGCGACGGCCGGCACGATGAGGCTGTTCGTCGTCAACGGCTGGATCAACCTCGCGCTCGGGCTGGGTCTTGCCCTCACGGTGCTCGTCCTCCTGTCGCCCTGGGCCATCGGCATCAGGTCTCTCTACGCGCCAAGCGAAGCCAACAAGGTGGCGCTCGCCGCCCTCGCCCTGCTTGTCTGGGGCGGCATCGGCTGGCTGTCGCTGAGAAAGCCGGAGCGGCGCTGGCACTGGGCGGCGCTCTGCCCGGTCGGCGTGGCGCTGGTGGTCGGCAGCGTGCTTCCCCAATCGGTCGTCACCGACAAGAACCCGCAATGGTTCATCTCGCAGGTGTCGCCGGAACTTCAGGATAGCAACACCATTCTCGCCTACGGCCCCGCCTGGGCATCAGCCATCGCCTTCGCCGAGGGGCGCGACGATGTGCTGATCTACAGCTGGCCGGGCGAAGTAGCCGACGGCCTGAGCTATCCCGACAGCTCCGACCGTCTCGTTTCCGCCGATGACTTCGAAGACTGGCTGGCCATCCATCGGCACAAGGGAAGCGTGGCGCTCGTCCTGCCGCTGGCAAAGCCGGACCAGCCGATGACCATGACACCGCCTCCCGACCGGGTCATCCGGCAGGGACGCATGGCGCTTCTCTGGTACAAGCAGCAATGA